A genomic stretch from Bradyrhizobium quebecense includes:
- a CDS encoding IS91 family transposase, with product MTRSDIRSNRPAIEIADILRRHGDAYRRVHAGHLGRVERRVMSAIVACRTEALGGHMQACDDCGTTRVAYNSCRNRHCPKCQGRARAAWLAARQADLLPVPYFHVVFTLPAPIAAIAFQNKAVVYAILFKAAAEAMTTLAANPRRLGGAIGGVAVLHTWGQTLMHHPHVHCVVPGGGLSPDGARWTACRPNFFLAVKPLSRLFRTLFLKRLSAAFNSGALRFFGDLGALAEPAAFAAHLDAMRRINWVVYAKRPFGGPAQVLAYLGRYTHRVAIANSRLVALDDDHVAFSWKDYRQNSATKIMNLKPDEFIRRFLLHTLPDGFHRIRHFGFMANRHRAAKLALCRELLDHERTAPNDGQPSPVDSEAQTWAEVPACPDCGGVMRIIERFRHSFRRPSPRTSPFRCDTS from the coding sequence ATGACCCGCTCCGACATCCGCTCCAACAGGCCCGCCATCGAGATTGCCGATATTCTGCGCCGGCATGGCGACGCCTATCGCCGTGTACATGCCGGTCATCTGGGGCGGGTCGAGCGGCGCGTAATGAGCGCGATCGTTGCGTGCCGGACCGAGGCGCTCGGCGGCCACATGCAGGCTTGCGACGACTGCGGCACGACACGCGTTGCCTATAATTCCTGCCGCAATCGGCACTGTCCGAAGTGTCAGGGGAGAGCCCGAGCCGCGTGGCTCGCCGCGCGTCAAGCCGACCTGCTTCCGGTTCCCTATTTCCACGTCGTCTTTACACTTCCCGCACCGATCGCCGCGATCGCTTTCCAGAACAAGGCCGTCGTCTATGCCATCCTGTTCAAGGCTGCCGCCGAGGCGATGACGACGCTCGCCGCCAATCCACGCCGGCTCGGCGGTGCGATCGGCGGCGTCGCCGTCCTCCACACCTGGGGACAGACGCTGATGCATCATCCCCACGTCCATTGCGTCGTTCCGGGTGGCGGCCTCTCGCCCGATGGCGCGCGCTGGACCGCTTGCCGACCGAACTTCTTCCTGGCCGTCAAACCGTTGTCCAGACTATTTCGCACACTTTTTCTCAAACGTCTGTCGGCAGCCTTCAACTCCGGTGCCTTGCGTTTCTTCGGCGATCTCGGAGCTCTGGCCGAGCCGGCTGCCTTTGCGGCCCACCTCGACGCCATGCGACGCATCAACTGGGTTGTTTACGCCAAGCGGCCCTTCGGCGGACCCGCACAGGTCCTGGCCTATCTCGGCCGCTACACCCATCGCGTCGCGATCGCCAACAGCCGGCTCGTCGCACTCGACGACGATCATGTCGCCTTCTCATGGAAGGACTATCGCCAAAACAGCGCGACAAAGATCATGAATCTCAAGCCCGATGAGTTCATTCGCCGTTTCCTGCTTCATACGCTGCCTGACGGCTTCCACCGCATCCGCCACTTCGGCTTCATGGCCAACCGCCATCGCGCTGCCAAGCTCGCCCTTTGCCGCGAACTTCTCGATCATGAGCGAACAGCCCCAAACGATGGCCAGCCGTCGCCTGTGGATTCGGAGGCTCAAACCTGGGCCGAGGTTCCTGCCTGTCCCGATTGTGGTGGCGTCATGCGCATCATTGAGCGCTTTCGACATAGCTTCAGACGCCCCAGCCCTCGAACATCACCGTTCCGATGCGACACATCGTGA
- a CDS encoding penicillin-binding protein activator, producing the protein MAGPHHRTSPPSGTTRRTALGLLVGAPLLSACSGVQQSLSQFSSPFGGNQEAGPAGPPQQPQAVGTGQVKIGLILPLSASGNAGLAAQSMRNAAEMALAEFQNPNIQLLIKDDGGSAQGAAQGAQQALSEGAEIILGPLFAGSVPAVAQLTRPRGTSVIAFSTDSSVAGRGVYLLSFLPESDINRIVDYSAGIGKRSFAAMVPDNAYGNVVEAAFKQAVGRKNGRVVAFEKYGADRATPARTVAQALGQADALLLADDGDSVVATADALTTAGANLRNIQLLGTGLWDNPRVFASPVLQGGLYAAPDPSGFRSFAGRYRAKYGGEPVRTATLAYDAVALMAALARTQGAQRFAPETLTNPSGFAGIDGLFRFRSDGTNERGLAVMKVASGGGTPVAGSPKSFGA; encoded by the coding sequence ATGGCAGGTCCGCATCACCGCACGTCCCCACCGTCGGGCACGACCCGGCGAACCGCGCTTGGTCTGCTCGTGGGCGCGCCGTTGCTGAGCGCCTGTTCCGGCGTCCAGCAGAGCTTGAGCCAGTTTTCCAGTCCGTTCGGCGGCAACCAGGAAGCCGGTCCGGCCGGCCCGCCGCAACAGCCGCAGGCGGTCGGCACCGGGCAGGTCAAGATCGGGCTGATCCTGCCGCTGTCGGCGTCCGGCAATGCCGGCCTCGCCGCGCAGTCGATGCGTAACGCCGCCGAAATGGCGCTGGCCGAATTCCAGAACCCGAATATCCAGCTCCTGATCAAGGACGATGGCGGCAGCGCACAGGGCGCGGCACAGGGTGCGCAGCAGGCGCTGTCCGAAGGCGCCGAGATCATTCTGGGACCGCTGTTCGCAGGCTCCGTGCCGGCGGTCGCGCAACTGACACGGCCGCGCGGCACCTCGGTGATCGCGTTCTCCACCGATTCGAGCGTGGCCGGACGCGGCGTCTATCTGCTGAGCTTCCTGCCGGAATCCGACATCAATCGGATCGTCGACTACTCCGCCGGGATCGGAAAGCGCTCGTTCGCCGCGATGGTGCCGGACAACGCCTATGGCAACGTGGTCGAGGCCGCATTCAAGCAGGCGGTCGGCCGCAAGAACGGCCGCGTCGTCGCATTCGAGAAATATGGCGCCGATCGCGCAACGCCGGCGCGGACCGTTGCCCAGGCGCTCGGCCAGGCCGATGCGCTGCTGCTCGCCGACGACGGCGATTCGGTGGTCGCGACCGCCGACGCACTCACCACAGCGGGGGCCAATCTGCGCAACATCCAACTGCTCGGCACCGGGCTGTGGGACAATCCGCGGGTGTTCGCGAGCCCCGTCCTGCAGGGCGGCCTCTACGCCGCGCCCGATCCGTCGGGTTTCCGCAGCTTCGCCGGCCGTTATCGCGCCAAATACGGCGGCGAGCCGGTGCGCACCGCAACGCTTGCCTATGACGCCGTCGCGCTGATGGCGGCGCTGGCGCGTACCCAGGGTGCGCAGCGTTTTGCACCGGAGACGCTGACCAATCCATCCGGCTTTGCCGGGATCGACGGTCTGTTCCGTTTCCGCTCCGACGGCACCAATGAACGCGGCCTTGCCGTCATGAAGGTGGCGTCCGGCGGCGGCACGCCGGTCGCCGGCTCGCCGAAGAGCTTTGGCGCTTAA
- the rsmI gene encoding 16S rRNA (cytidine(1402)-2'-O)-methyltransferase, giving the protein MRAKASSLHHSDATTGTAARTFSIGGQQLAAPKAAPGLHLVATPIGNLADITLRALETLAGVDVIACEDTRITRRLTERYAITAELALYHEHNAAQARPKILERLAQGASIALVSDAGTPLISDPGFKLVREVCAAGHAVIAVPGPSSVLSALSVAALPTDRFFFEGFLPAKEHARRARLTELARIDATLVMFESGNRVQDTLRDLAAIMAGRDAAICRELTKLHEEVKRAPVAELAADADALETRGEFVLVIGPPADDAGVMGQDALDDLLRAQLGRGSVKDAVAHAVELSGRPRREVYARALELAKTIGDGDGED; this is encoded by the coding sequence ATGCGCGCAAAAGCCAGTTCCCTCCACCATTCCGATGCCACGACAGGCACTGCGGCCAGGACCTTTTCGATCGGCGGCCAGCAGCTGGCGGCGCCAAAGGCCGCGCCCGGGCTCCATCTGGTGGCGACCCCGATCGGCAATCTCGCCGACATCACCCTGCGCGCGCTGGAGACGCTGGCGGGCGTCGACGTCATCGCCTGCGAGGACACCAGGATTACGCGCCGGCTGACCGAACGTTACGCAATCACCGCCGAGCTGGCGCTCTATCACGAGCACAACGCGGCCCAGGCCCGGCCCAAGATCCTCGAGCGATTGGCGCAGGGCGCCTCGATCGCACTGGTCTCCGACGCCGGCACGCCGCTGATCTCCGATCCCGGCTTCAAGCTGGTGCGCGAGGTCTGCGCCGCCGGACATGCCGTCATCGCGGTGCCGGGGCCATCGTCGGTGCTATCAGCGCTGTCGGTTGCGGCGCTGCCGACCGACCGGTTCTTCTTCGAAGGATTTTTGCCGGCGAAGGAGCACGCGCGCCGCGCGCGGCTTACCGAGCTCGCCCGGATCGATGCGACGCTCGTGATGTTCGAATCGGGCAATCGGGTGCAGGACACGCTGCGCGATCTCGCCGCGATCATGGCTGGGCGCGATGCGGCGATCTGTCGCGAGCTGACCAAACTGCACGAGGAGGTCAAGCGCGCGCCGGTCGCCGAGCTTGCGGCAGACGCGGACGCGCTGGAGACGCGCGGCGAGTTCGTGCTCGTGATTGGACCGCCGGCCGATGATGCCGGGGTGATGGGCCAGGATGCGCTCGACGATCTCCTGCGCGCGCAGCTTGGCCGCGGCAGCGTCAAGGATGCGGTGGCCCACGCGGTCGAACTGTCGGGCCGGCCGCGCCGCGAAGTTTACGCCCGCGCCCTCGAGCTCGCGAAGACCATCGGGGACGGCGATGGCGAAGACTGA
- a CDS encoding DDE-type integrase/transposase/recombinase: MNRLPVEKRAQILQMLCEGSSMRSISRVADVSLNTVTKLLVDAGIACSAFHDATVRNVNSQRVQCDEIWSFAYPKAKNLPSAKAAPLGSGDVWTWTAIDADTKLILSWLVGDRDTHAATIFINDLKDRLANRVRLTTDGHRPYLTAISNAFGPDGIDYGILQKLYGKESEGAKRYSPPKLIGIDRDLVLGSPDIKHVSTSFVERQNLTMRMSMRRFTRLTNAFSKKVENHYHALSLYFVWYNFIKSHKSLKGLTPAMAAGLVSSPLEMSDIVALIDKREGEPKKRGPYKKRAISAA, from the coding sequence ATGAATAGACTCCCGGTCGAGAAGCGCGCCCAAATCCTCCAGATGCTCTGCGAGGGTTCCTCCATGCGCTCCATCTCCCGGGTTGCCGACGTCTCTCTGAACACCGTGACTAAGCTGCTGGTGGATGCCGGCATCGCGTGCAGCGCCTTCCATGATGCGACCGTCCGCAACGTCAATTCCCAGCGCGTTCAGTGCGACGAAATCTGGAGCTTCGCCTACCCTAAGGCAAAGAACCTCCCGAGCGCGAAGGCCGCGCCCCTTGGTTCTGGCGATGTGTGGACGTGGACCGCGATTGATGCCGATACCAAGCTGATCCTGTCTTGGCTTGTCGGTGATCGCGACACCCACGCCGCGACCATATTCATCAACGATTTGAAAGATCGGCTCGCCAATCGCGTCCGACTCACCACTGACGGCCATCGCCCCTACCTGACGGCGATTAGCAATGCGTTCGGCCCGGACGGCATCGACTACGGCATTCTGCAAAAGCTGTATGGCAAAGAGTCGGAAGGTGCGAAGCGCTACAGTCCGCCGAAACTGATCGGCATTGACCGCGACCTGGTTCTCGGTTCGCCCGATATCAAGCACGTCTCAACGTCGTTTGTAGAGCGCCAGAACCTCACCATGCGTATGTCAATGCGCCGGTTCACGCGCCTTACTAACGCTTTCTCTAAGAAGGTCGAGAACCACTACCACGCGCTATCGCTCTATTTCGTCTGGTACAATTTCATCAAGTCGCACAAGTCACTTAAGGGCCTGACGCCCGCAATGGCCGCCGGTCTGGTCTCGTCGCCACTTGAAATGAGCGATATCGTGGCGCTGATCGACAAGCGCGAGGGCGAGCCGAAGAAGCGCGGGCCATATAAGAAGCGTGCAATTTCGGCCGCTTAA
- the gshB gene encoding glutathione synthase encodes MNLKIAVQMDPIARINIRGDSTFALLLEAQKRGHGISYYTPDKLSLRGEELVAPVQPLTVRDEVGDHFTLGEPKREPLNGFDVVLLRQDPPFDLAYITSTHFLERIHPKTLVVNNPASVRNAPEKVFVMNFPQLMPPTLISRDLDEINAFRDQHGAVVMKPLHGHGGAAVFRVMPQDMNFGSLFDMFSVTFREAWVIQRFLPEVKHGDKRIILVDGEFAGAVNRVPAADDLRSNMVRGGAAKATELSDREREICATLGPALRERGLVFVGIDVIDGNLTEINVTSPTGIRAIQRLNGPDVAAMIWDTIEKKRAAK; translated from the coding sequence ATGAATTTGAAGATCGCCGTCCAGATGGATCCCATCGCGCGCATCAACATCCGCGGCGATTCGACCTTTGCGCTGCTGCTCGAGGCGCAGAAGCGCGGCCACGGCATTTCCTACTACACGCCCGACAAGCTGTCGCTGCGCGGCGAGGAGCTGGTGGCGCCGGTGCAGCCTCTCACCGTGCGCGACGAGGTCGGCGATCACTTCACGCTGGGCGAGCCGAAGCGGGAGCCGCTCAACGGCTTCGACGTCGTGCTGCTGCGGCAGGACCCGCCGTTCGATCTCGCCTACATCACCTCGACCCATTTCCTCGAGCGCATCCATCCGAAGACCCTGGTCGTCAACAATCCGGCCAGCGTGCGCAACGCGCCGGAAAAGGTGTTCGTGATGAATTTCCCGCAGCTGATGCCGCCGACCCTGATCTCGCGCGACCTCGACGAGATCAACGCCTTCCGCGACCAGCACGGCGCCGTCGTCATGAAACCGTTGCACGGCCATGGCGGCGCCGCGGTGTTCCGCGTGATGCCGCAGGACATGAACTTCGGCTCGCTGTTCGACATGTTCTCGGTCACCTTCAGGGAGGCCTGGGTGATCCAGCGCTTCCTCCCCGAGGTGAAGCATGGCGACAAGCGCATCATCCTGGTCGACGGCGAATTCGCCGGCGCCGTCAACCGCGTGCCGGCGGCGGACGATCTGCGCTCCAACATGGTGCGGGGCGGTGCCGCCAAGGCGACCGAGCTCTCGGATCGCGAGCGCGAAATCTGCGCCACGCTCGGACCTGCGCTGCGCGAACGCGGCCTGGTGTTCGTCGGCATCGACGTGATCGACGGCAATCTGACCGAGATCAACGTCACCTCGCCGACCGGCATCCGCGCAATTCAGCGGCTCAACGGCCCGGATGTCGCAGCCATGATCTGGGATACCATCGAGAAGAAGCGCGCCGCGAAATAA
- a CDS encoding tyrosine-type recombinase/integrase — protein sequence MADLSPLRRRLIEDMTVRNLSPATQRSYISAVSKFSRYFGRSPDRLELEDVRAFQVHLVSTGISWPALNQIVCALRFFYGVTLGEALIPERIPYAREPRKLPVVLSADEVVQFLEAVSSLKSRAALTTAYAAGLRASEVAGLRIEDIDSARGVIQVRHGKGAKDRNVMLSPQLLGILRTYWRLARPRLYLFPGRDEDHPIDQTVLHAACRSAVKAAGLTKRVTLHTLRHSFATHLLENGTDIRIIQVLLGHNNLSSTARYTQVATDTIRATQSPLDRLSLEVTPPG from the coding sequence ATGGCCGATTTGAGCCCTCTTCGCCGCCGCCTGATCGAAGACATGACCGTCCGCAATCTGTCGCCGGCGACGCAAAGATCCTACATCAGCGCGGTTTCGAAGTTCAGCCGCTATTTTGGCCGATCGCCTGACCGGTTAGAGCTGGAAGACGTCCGCGCCTTCCAGGTGCATTTGGTCTCGACCGGCATCTCATGGCCGGCGCTGAACCAGATCGTCTGTGCGCTACGGTTTTTCTACGGCGTCACGCTCGGCGAGGCGCTCATCCCAGAGCGCATTCCCTATGCGCGAGAACCGCGCAAGCTGCCGGTCGTTCTCAGCGCCGACGAAGTGGTTCAGTTTCTTGAAGCGGTATCGAGCCTGAAGAGCCGCGCCGCGCTCACCACCGCCTATGCGGCCGGGCTCAGGGCCTCGGAGGTTGCGGGACTGCGGATCGAAGACATCGACAGCGCCCGCGGCGTCATCCAGGTGCGCCACGGCAAGGGCGCGAAGGATCGCAACGTGATGCTGTCGCCCCAGCTGCTGGGCATCCTGCGCACCTACTGGCGGCTCGCCCGGCCGCGGCTTTATCTGTTCCCTGGTCGTGACGAAGATCATCCGATCGATCAGACCGTGCTGCATGCCGCCTGCCGGTCGGCGGTGAAGGCTGCGGGCCTGACCAAGCGCGTCACGCTGCACACGCTGCGCCACAGCTTCGCGACACATCTTCTCGAGAACGGAACCGATATCCGGATCATCCAGGTCTTGCTCGGGCACAATAATTTGTCGTCGACAGCGCGCTACACGCAGGTCGCCACCGATACGATCCGAGCGACGCAGAGCCCGCTCGATCGCCTGTCGCTGGAGGTGACGCCACCTGGATGA
- the coaA gene encoding type I pantothenate kinase has product MDIRAPDQQYNPYRTFTRQQWSHLRDDTPMTLEPGEFDRLRSMHDRLDLQEVEDIYLPLSRLLSIYVDATQRLYYSQRQFLNIRDRKMPYIVGVAGSVAVGKSTTARVLQALLARWSPRPKVDLITTDGFLFPNAVLERQGIMQKKGFPESYDLPTLLSFLSDIKAGRRRVRAPVYSHLTYDIVPNKWVEIDQPDILIVEGVNVLQTGRLPRDGKAVPFVSDFFDFSVYIDADESALRQWYITRFLALRDTAFTDPRSYFHRYALLSDEEATATAIAIWERTNLANLEDNILPTRPRATLILKKGADHVVQSVALRRL; this is encoded by the coding sequence ATGGACATCCGGGCACCAGATCAGCAGTACAACCCCTACCGCACCTTCACGCGCCAGCAATGGTCGCATCTGCGCGACGATACGCCGATGACGCTCGAGCCGGGCGAGTTCGACCGCCTGCGTTCGATGCACGACCGCCTCGATTTGCAGGAGGTCGAGGACATCTACCTGCCGTTGTCGCGACTGCTCTCCATTTATGTCGATGCGACCCAGCGGCTGTATTATTCGCAGCGCCAGTTCCTCAACATCCGCGACCGCAAGATGCCCTATATCGTCGGCGTCGCCGGTTCGGTGGCCGTCGGCAAGTCGACCACCGCCCGCGTGCTGCAGGCGCTGTTGGCACGTTGGTCGCCGCGGCCGAAGGTCGACCTGATCACGACCGACGGTTTCCTGTTTCCGAATGCCGTGCTCGAGCGGCAGGGCATCATGCAGAAGAAGGGCTTTCCTGAGAGCTACGACCTGCCGACCCTGCTGTCGTTCCTCAGCGACATCAAGGCTGGACGGCGCCGCGTGCGCGCGCCGGTCTATTCGCATCTGACTTATGACATCGTGCCGAACAAATGGGTTGAGATCGACCAGCCCGACATCCTGATCGTCGAGGGCGTCAACGTGCTGCAGACCGGGCGGCTGCCGCGCGACGGCAAGGCCGTGCCGTTCGTTTCCGACTTCTTCGATTTCTCGGTCTATATCGACGCCGACGAGTCCGCGCTGCGGCAGTGGTACATCACGCGCTTCCTGGCGCTGCGCGACACCGCGTTCACCGATCCGAGGTCCTACTTCCACCGCTATGCGCTGCTGTCGGACGAGGAAGCGACCGCAACCGCGATCGCGATCTGGGAGCGCACCAACCTCGCCAATCTCGAGGACAACATCCTGCCGACCCGGCCGCGCGCGACGCTGATCCTGAAGAAGGGCGCCGACCATGTGGTGCAGTCGGTCGCGCTGCGCCGGCTGTAG
- a CDS encoding PAS domain-containing hybrid sensor histidine kinase/response regulator: MGRFFRIKLRLRRFLRRHSWVATIVRSFTIFSVAFGGAFGFISGALSQHSGYDPNTFAIGVSFLFALACLWIVTLGIRLRLMRRRLRTIVMHNEAMADRNWELQEAEQRASALFEAQDDLIVLRDLDGLITYANDAYCALAQIPRGELIGSTATLKVLEQGDTALESNGTRVYDQKIEGPLGPRWIAWREGLVRNDAGAPAEMQSVGRDVTDRTESERALAEARDQADAANRAKSRFLAMASHEIRTPLNGIIGMSGLLMDTQLTPEQTTYVKAVKTSGDALLALIEELLDYSKIEAGKIDLEHRAFALSGLIEDTTELLAPRAQAKGIEIAAYVDERLPMQVTGDAARLRQVLLNLAGNAIKFTATGGVALIVEPGIWPNEISFLVRDTGIGIAPDAQQRIFREFEQADDRIARSYGGTGLGLSISDRIVKRMGGRISLASTPGAGSTFEVSIPLAAADTGEANGFTAPDLAGQSIMLVAPHSIEASLASRRLQRWGAQTCIVSDTNVAEALLPERSWHTVLIDHTLGPQAIEAFANAARIHATHRIVMVTPATRHDLSASDATVFTGYLVKPLRASSLAARLTASPEIAAPSLAIETVAESAPTAPAAAPPGLSILVAEDNEINALLMRSLLARLGHTVVITTNGEQAMESWLSARSAGTPYDLVLMDIQMPRLNGIETTKQIRAHESGGLSGQSGRRTPILALTANTLVEDRYACFEAGMDGFLIKPLDREKLEEALATLAAARHIAA, translated from the coding sequence ATGGGGCGTTTCTTCCGGATCAAGTTGCGCCTTCGCCGCTTCCTGCGACGCCATTCCTGGGTCGCGACGATCGTCCGTTCCTTCACGATCTTCTCCGTCGCATTCGGCGGCGCCTTCGGGTTCATTTCAGGCGCGCTCTCGCAACACAGCGGCTACGATCCCAATACATTCGCGATCGGTGTCAGCTTCCTGTTCGCGCTCGCCTGTCTCTGGATCGTGACGCTCGGCATCCGGCTGCGGCTGATGCGCAGAAGGTTGCGCACCATCGTCATGCACAATGAGGCGATGGCCGACCGCAACTGGGAACTGCAGGAGGCCGAACAGCGCGCCTCCGCCCTGTTCGAGGCGCAGGACGATTTGATCGTGCTGCGCGACCTCGACGGCCTCATCACCTACGCCAACGACGCCTATTGCGCGCTGGCCCAAATCCCCCGCGGCGAATTGATCGGCAGTACCGCTACCCTCAAGGTGCTCGAGCAGGGCGACACCGCGCTCGAATCCAACGGCACGCGAGTCTACGACCAGAAGATCGAGGGACCGCTCGGGCCGCGCTGGATCGCCTGGCGCGAGGGCCTCGTGCGCAACGATGCCGGCGCGCCGGCCGAGATGCAGAGCGTCGGCCGGGACGTCACCGACCGCACCGAAAGCGAGCGCGCGCTGGCCGAAGCCCGCGATCAGGCCGACGCCGCCAACCGCGCCAAGTCGCGCTTCCTTGCGATGGCAAGCCACGAGATCCGCACCCCGCTGAACGGCATCATCGGCATGAGCGGACTGCTGATGGACACCCAGCTGACGCCAGAGCAGACGACCTACGTCAAGGCGGTCAAGACCTCCGGCGACGCGCTGCTCGCGCTGATCGAGGAGCTGCTCGACTATTCCAAGATCGAGGCCGGCAAGATCGATCTCGAACACCGCGCCTTCGCGCTGTCCGGCTTGATCGAGGACACCACCGAATTGCTGGCGCCGCGCGCGCAGGCCAAGGGCATCGAGATCGCCGCCTATGTCGACGAGCGGTTGCCGATGCAGGTAACCGGCGACGCCGCACGACTGCGCCAGGTGCTGCTCAATCTCGCCGGCAACGCCATCAAGTTCACCGCGACCGGCGGCGTCGCGCTGATCGTCGAGCCCGGCATCTGGCCGAACGAGATCAGCTTCCTGGTTCGCGATACCGGCATCGGCATCGCACCGGACGCGCAGCAGCGCATCTTCCGGGAGTTCGAGCAGGCCGACGACCGCATCGCGCGCAGCTATGGCGGCACCGGCCTCGGCCTCTCGATCAGCGACCGCATCGTCAAGCGAATGGGTGGCCGGATCTCGCTTGCAAGCACGCCGGGCGCGGGCTCGACCTTCGAGGTCTCGATCCCGCTCGCCGCCGCCGACACCGGCGAGGCCAATGGCTTCACAGCGCCCGACCTCGCCGGCCAATCCATCATGCTGGTCGCACCGCACAGCATCGAGGCTTCGCTGGCCTCGCGGCGGCTGCAGCGCTGGGGCGCGCAGACGTGCATCGTGTCGGATACCAATGTCGCCGAGGCATTGCTGCCGGAGCGGAGCTGGCACACCGTCCTGATCGATCACACGCTCGGCCCGCAGGCGATCGAGGCGTTCGCCAACGCTGCTCGCATCCACGCAACCCATCGCATCGTGATGGTCACGCCGGCGACGCGGCACGACCTCTCGGCCTCCGATGCAACCGTGTTCACGGGCTATCTGGTCAAGCCGCTGCGTGCGTCGTCGCTCGCCGCACGCCTGACCGCGTCACCCGAAATCGCCGCGCCAAGCCTTGCAATCGAGACGGTCGCCGAGTCCGCGCCCACTGCGCCGGCGGCCGCGCCACCGGGGCTCTCGATCCTGGTTGCGGAAGACAATGAGATCAACGCGCTCCTGATGCGCTCGCTGCTCGCCCGGCTCGGCCACACCGTGGTCATCACCACCAATGGCGAGCAGGCCATGGAATCCTGGCTCTCGGCGAGGTCGGCCGGCACGCCTTACGATCTCGTGCTGATGGACATCCAGATGCCGCGCCTCAACGGCATCGAGACCACCAAGCAGATCCGCGCCCACGAGTCCGGCGGGCTGTCCGGCCAGTCCGGACGCCGGACGCCGATCCTGGCGCTGACCGCCAACACGCTGGTGGAGGATCGCTACGCCTGCTTCGAAGCCGGCATGGATGGCTTTCTGATCAAGCCGCTCGACCGCGAGAAGCTCGAAGAAGCGCTGGCGACCCTTGCCGCCGCGCGGCATATCGCGGCGTAG
- a CDS encoding MBL fold metallo-hydrolase: MTLNVSRRSLLALGAGLGASTLLGGTAQARAPKLGTQTPYWHRFVLGDAEVTVVSDGPLPLGDPSGTFTGVPKEEVKKMLSDNFLSPDNVVLEQNSPIVNMGDRLILFDTGMGTSKAFGPTTGRQQKSMQEAGIKPEDIDAVVLSHAHIDHIGGIVGADDKPLFPNAQYYIAQSDLDFWTDEGKMGSPLKDFVVHARKNLLPVRDRIVFFKDGQEFLPGVQAIAAPGHTVGHTIFLVSSGGKSFAFLGDLSHHAVLLLERPRMEFSYDTDPKQAANSRVKLLDMLAANKTPVMSYHFAWPGYGHVAKAGEGFHYYPEPMQMTL; the protein is encoded by the coding sequence ATGACGCTCAATGTCTCACGACGATCCTTGCTCGCGCTCGGTGCCGGTCTCGGCGCCAGCACACTCCTCGGCGGCACCGCACAGGCGCGCGCGCCGAAGCTCGGCACGCAGACACCCTATTGGCACCGCTTCGTTCTCGGCGATGCCGAAGTGACCGTCGTCTCCGACGGCCCGCTTCCGCTCGGCGACCCCTCCGGCACCTTCACCGGCGTGCCGAAGGAAGAAGTGAAGAAGATGCTCTCCGACAATTTCCTCTCGCCCGACAATGTCGTGCTCGAGCAGAACTCGCCGATCGTCAACATGGGCGACAGGCTGATCCTGTTCGATACCGGCATGGGCACCTCGAAGGCCTTCGGTCCGACCACCGGCCGGCAGCAGAAGAGCATGCAGGAAGCCGGCATCAAGCCGGAGGACATCGACGCCGTCGTGCTGTCGCACGCGCACATCGATCATATCGGCGGCATCGTCGGCGCCGACGACAAGCCGCTGTTCCCGAATGCGCAGTACTACATCGCGCAAAGCGATCTCGATTTCTGGACCGACGAAGGCAAGATGGGCAGTCCGTTGAAGGACTTTGTGGTGCACGCTCGCAAGAACCTGCTGCCGGTGCGCGACCGGATCGTGTTCTTCAAGGATGGCCAGGAATTCCTGCCCGGTGTGCAGGCGATCGCGGCGCCCGGCCACACCGTGGGCCACACCATCTTCCTGGTCAGTTCGGGCGGCAAGTCCTTTGCCTTCCTCGGCGACCTCTCGCATCACGCGGTGCTGCTGCTGGAGCGGCCGCGGATGGAGTTCTCCTACGACACCGATCCGAAGCAGGCGGCGAACTCACGGGTCAAGCTCCTCGATATGCTGGCCGCGAACAAGACGCCGGTGATGTCCTATCACTTCGCCTGGCCGGGCTACGGCCACGTTGCCAAGGCCGGCGAAGGCTTCCACTACTATCCGGAACCGATGCAAATGACGCTCTGA
- a CDS encoding YraN family protein, with protein sequence MAKTDSASPERVAAFRTGISAESRAAALLIAKGYRILARRFRTPYGEIDLVARRRNLVAFVEVKARASLDDAAYAVTPRQQQRIVNAAQAWLMAHPEHAEFDLRFDAVLIAPKSLPRHLLAAFDASP encoded by the coding sequence ATGGCGAAGACTGACAGCGCCTCGCCCGAACGCGTCGCCGCGTTCCGCACCGGCATCTCGGCCGAGAGCCGCGCCGCGGCCCTTCTGATCGCCAAGGGCTATCGCATCCTGGCAAGGCGCTTCCGCACCCCTTATGGCGAGATCGACCTGGTGGCGCGGCGGCGCAATCTCGTCGCCTTCGTCGAGGTCAAGGCCCGTGCCAGCCTCGACGACGCCGCCTATGCGGTGACGCCGCGCCAGCAGCAGCGCATCGTCAACGCCGCCCAGGCCTGGCTGATGGCGCATCCCGAACATGCCGAATTTGATCTCAGATTCGACGCCGTGCTGATTGCGCCGAAGAGCCTGCCGCGCCATCTGTTAGCGGCATTCGACGCAAGCCCTTAA